One segment of Desmodus rotundus isolate HL8 chromosome 6, HLdesRot8A.1, whole genome shotgun sequence DNA contains the following:
- the MKRN1 gene encoding E3 ubiquitin-protein ligase makorin-1 isoform X3: MHGVCKEGDNCRYSHDLSDSPYGVVCKYFQRGHCIYGDRCRYEHGKPLKQEEAATTDLTAKSSLAASSSLSSVVGPTVEMNTGEAESRSSNVATVGAGSEDWVNAIEFVPGQPYCGRTAPSCTEAPLQGSVTKEDSQKEKEPPAGDTEQQLCPYAAVGECRYGENCVYLHGDPCDLCGLQALHPMDAAQRSQHIKSCIEAHEKDMELSFAVQRSKDKVCGICMEVVYEKANPSERRFGILSNCNHTYCLKCIRKWRSAKQFESKIIKSCPECRITSNFVIPSEYWVEEKEEKQKLIQKYKEAMSNKACRYFDEGRGSCPFGGNCFYKHAYPDGRREEPQRQKVGTSSRYRAQRRNHFWEFIEERENSNPFDHDEEEVVTFELGEMLLMLLAAGGDDDLTDSEDEWDLFQDELEDFYDSDL, from the exons ATATGAGCACGGCAAGCCGTTGAAACAGGAAGAAGCGGCCACTACAGATCTAACTGCAAAATCATCCCTTGCTGCTTCCTCCAGTCTCTCGTCAGTAGTGGGACCAACTGTTGAAATGAATACAGGCGAGGCCGAGTCGAGGAGTTCAAACGTTGCAACTGTAGGAGCAGGTTCAGAAGACTGGGTGAACGCCATCGAGTTTGTTCCCGGGCAGCCCTACTGTGGCCGTA CTGCCCCTTCTTGCACTGAAGCGCCCCTGCAGGGCTCAGTGACCAAGGAGGACTCGCAGAAGGAGAAGGAGCCGCCAGCCGGGGACACGGAGCAGCAGCTGTGCCCCTACGCAGCAGTTGGAGAGTGCCGCTATGGCGAGAACTGTGTGTATCTCCACGGAGACCCCTGTGACCTGTGTGGGCTGCAGGCCCTCCACCCCATGGACGCGGCCCAGAGGTCACAGCACATAAAA TCTTGCATTGAGGCCCACGAGAAGGACATGGAGCTCTCGTTCGCTGTGCAGCGGAGCAAGGACAAGGTGTGCGGGATCTGCATGGAGGTGGTCTACGAGAAAGCCAACCCCAGCGAGCGCCGCTTCGGGATCCTCTCCAACTGCAACCACACCTACTGTCTCAAGTGCATCCGCAAGTGGAGGAGCGCTAAGCAATTTGAGAGCAAGATCATAAA GTCCTGCCCCGAATGCCGGATCACATCTAACTTTGTCATTCCAAGTGAGTACTgggtggaggagaaagaagagaagcagaaaCTCATTCAGAAATACAAGGAGGCAATGAG CAACAAGGCGTGCAGGTATTTTGATGAAGGACGTGGGAGCTGCCCATTTGGAGGGAACTGTTTTTACAAGCATGCGTACCCTGATGGCCGTAGAGAGgagccacagagacagaaagtgggaaCATCAAGCAGATACCGG GCCCAACGAAGGAACCACTTCTGGGAGTTCATTGAGGAAAGAGAGAACAGCAATCCCTTTGACCACGATGAAGAAGAGGTTGTCACCTTTGAGCTGGGCGAGatgttgcttatgcttttggcTGCAGGTGGGGACGACGACCTGACAGACTCTGAAGACGAGTGGGACTTGTTTCAGGATGAGCTGGAAGACTTTTATGACTCGGACCTATAG